A window of Trachemys scripta elegans isolate TJP31775 chromosome 9, CAS_Tse_1.0, whole genome shotgun sequence genomic DNA:
gagggagcaccacctccaccccctgactcacctcagcacgCCACCCAGCTATCTGggttgcaggggaggggtgtgcaaccaaaaattataactcaaagaaggggagaggagggatcagctcaaaaagtttgaaaactgctcagggtgtagggagggggtagctaggcgctgtgtgcaggcaggggggatagctcagggtgcagggaaagGAGTAGCAAGAAGCTAGGTGCTGGGAAAGGCCCCCTCACTGCAGTCGCTGCTCCCTGAGGGCTCTGCCGGCCCCGTAGCCGGGTCCCCCTGCCCGGGCAGTTCTTACAGACTGTTCGAGTtgtcaaagggggctgggagctgaggagcagctgccTTGCACACTGCACTGCCTGGCTGTGGCTCCCGACCTGGCAGGCAGTAGcgtagcggggggggggagcggccgctcccccactgagcacaagtggcgccttgtcaatttcttggcGCCTTTTTACTCAACCAGGGGAGCGAttaaaaaaaaggcgccacccgttGCGGcacttttattttactcacccggcagcgctctgggtctttggcggcaggaccttcactcactccgggtcttcggcggcattttggcagcgggaCCTTCAGTGCTGTCGAagacacccggagcgagtgaagggcccaccaccgaagacccggagcgccgccgggtgagtaaaagcaccACAGcgggtggcactttttttttttttttattgctccccctgttccctccactgCTGGCAGGGGGTGGGCCTTGGGGGCGTATAtggaggggggtgggtgggtggagatgTCCACGGGGCTGCCCCACTCTGGTTAAGGCACTGCagtttgaggggtgggggggcaacgCCTCTCCGTGCCTCCTCCAACCGCACCCAGCCTTTCTACCCCATGGGATGCTGGGGCTCGCGGATCCCCTGAAACCGTCTTGTGGTCCCCCAGGGGGCCGCACACACCCAGTTGAAAACTGCTGGTCTAGTCAGTAACTGCTGGTTTAGTTAGTAGACCACAGGACTGGTAATTGGAGTTCTCTTCCCAGCTTGTTggttgaccttggacaagtcatttaagctTCTCTAACTCAGTTTTCACCTACGTAAAACGTGGATAACATTTATCCACTTCTATGTTTGCATTGAGCCCATTGAATggaaggcactgtacaaatgcaaagAATCAGTATTCAAGTTTCAAAATGTtatctttcaaaaaacaaaacaaaacaaaaacaaacaactcacAAAAATTCCATAGCAAGCCTGTTTGCAATTTTGGATAAATCAATTTGAGTATGGTGTCCAGGCACTTTAAAAGCAAGCTGCAGCAGGAGCAAAAGGGCTGAACAACAcaactacacttttttttttaaataccaatgTTGCACAGGGATGCATCAGATACAATACAGCTTGCAGGAGTGGAAGAGAATTTTGCTCCATATACCTAGTACAATACAAGTTTAAGCACAATGATTAATGTACTCAGTACTCTACCGAACAGCCACAGAAATGATAAATGAGTCCAAGATTCAATATTCACTGCTGTATTGTCTCCACGTGAGCTTCCCTTTCTTTCTCCATCTCCTCCACACTCCTGTCACTCCAGTGCAGAATACAGAAACTGTTCCTCAAAATGCTATTACACTGAAGGTAAAATTCTGGCCCTAttaaagttagtgggagttttgccattgacttcgatagggccaggatttcaccctgaatcTAAGTTTACTGGAGTTTATTGGATATAGTCAACTTTAATTTACAGAGATTAcaaacaacaatttaaaatacctgtcaacaatgATAGGACATCCTAAATCCATCTACATGTAGTCCCATCTACACTgtaaatcagggatcggcaacctttggcacgcagcctgtcagggaaagcccctggaggaccgggccagtttgtttacctgctgcgtccgcggtgggttcagctgatcgcagctcccactggccgcagttcactgtttcaggtcaatgggggctgcaggaactgGCACAGGCCGAGGCTTTTCctgacaggccacgtgccaaaggtttcTGATCCCTGCTATAAGTGCTATAGTTTTTGGAAGACCAGGTTACATAGTTGCCCCTGAACACTAGGGTGGCCACTGGCCAGGtcccagttttcaactggaaagtctggtcaaaaaggggaTCTTACACTTTCTGGTTACTAAGGGCGTGGGAGGCGTCCTAATCAGCCAGGGCTGCTTCCTACCTGTGTCAGGCGGCTgcaactcccagccctggctctgcaagaaagtccctcctgacccgggcaggagggggaggcGGAGCAGGGGAGCAAGCGACAGGGGAAGAGGAGTGAAtgaggggcagagcctcaggggcagggaaggggaggttcCAAcgctcctgctggagtgtccggtttttaaataatacaaaattgGCAATCCTACTCAATCAGTGGTCTTTCAATACAGCTGAGAAAAGTCCAAGTCCATAGCACAACTTGGAAACACTGTGAACTCATCGACACAGCAAGACTAAACCATATTTCAACCACATCAGGGGACTACCATGTTGTAACCAGGTCCCCCAATACTGTAAAACTTTGAATCTAAATGGGAACAAGTTCTGTTTGCTGTTTATCTGGTGATTTATCCATGGAATTGCTAGAGAGTGGTTACCACCACCCCAGCCCAGCTAACTGCTTGGCAAAGTTGCCAGTGATGAAACATCCCCAAAGGTATTAATGTTGTTTAACAAATACTGCTTTTCTCTTCTAGATGGTAGCTATATCTTGCTCTTGATAAggttaaaaagatgttttttccaCAATAGACATGTTATTTGACTCTTTTTCTGTAAGCTGTTTCTGTTTTTGATAGTACTGATACCGCCTACAGCTCTGCACATATAGAACAGTCATCCTCTTTCCCATACCAGTAGGTGCGTCCTAAGAAGTCATTTCTCCACTCGCCAGGTCGCGGGTTTTCGTGGCCTGTTTGTAACAGCCGCAGAGCAACTTCTCTTTCTTTAATAACTAAGTCTATTCTTCCCATAGACTTTTCCACCTGAAAACAGAATAACCATTTCAACATGACACTGAAGCCGCAATGCCGGTTATTGATCTGTGCTTAAACTGAGGATCTTTTAGTTAAGGTGCCAGCTGGCTAAGGCTCAAGCCAGACAGTGAATTGATGCTGGTAGGTTGTGGAAAACAACTGGAAATATGCAGATTTTATCTGCATTTCTGACAGTTCATGGCAGTGGTTTGTGATGCTGGTTGGCAACTTGGGGTCTCAGTTCCTATTAGATGATCAGAGAGCAGCAATGGCCAAACTATAACATTTGACCAGAAGCTTCTCAACACTTTTCCAGCTAGAAACTTTATTACCATGATTCATGTGTGAGTAGATGAAGTCTGCAAAGTTAAGGTAGGGACAGAAATGAGTAGGGAAACAAGGTCAGAAAACTGACGGCAAATGTTAGAGAAGAAGACACTGAAAGAGGGtcagaaaaatgggaaaagaaccAAGAGGTCACAGGTTCGTAGAAGACCAGGGAAGATAGAGAACGAAGGAGTTGAAGGCAGCAGAAAGTTCAAGGATAAGAATATGGGCGGGCTGCAACTTGGGCCAGGAAAAGATACCAGAAATGACTGTGAAATCAGTTTCAGTGGAATGAAAGAGGTTTTAATATGAATTTGattaaacatagaatcatagaagtggaagggactttgagaggtcatctagtccagtcccctgcactcacggcaggactaagtattatctagacatccctgacaggtgtttgtctaacctgctcttaaaaacctccaatgatggagattccacaacctccctaggcaatttattccagtgtttaaccaccttgacaaTTAGGAAGTATAGGAAGTGAGAAAGGCTTTGGAACAAGTTAACTTTTACATTGCTACCCTAAGCAAAATGAATCAGGAACATAGTTCTGGGAAACTGTCTTTTACAGGTTTGCAAACATTGCATCTTTCACACACAAAGTTTACCTGCAGTGATGTTTTTAGCTTATATGAAAAAGTTACCTTTTCTAATCGTTCCGGACTTGGCATAGGTAAACTTTGTCGCTTTGCTTCTTGCTCTAGAGTTAAAAGCATGTTTTTCTCTTTCAATAGGACATACCTGAATCAATGAACGTAATAGTACAATAAGGTCAGAAATTAGATGCAAGTTTTAGTAGTAACATGCTTGTAAATTATTCACTTAAATAATGATTCTCAACCGCTGGGATTACACGATTTTGTGTCTGGTACTCTGGGCTCCCagttaaaaagtttttgttttgttttttttattccttgCCTATGCTACTTAAGTTGTATTTTTAAAGATCTTGCAATTCTAACAATCTGATTTACTTTTAACAGGGCTTTTTCCTCTGTGatttcacagcactttacaaaggatggGTAAACACCATTATTTCCTGTTTTACTtattggagaaactgagggacaCAGGACTAAAGTCATTTATCCCAAGCTCACATAGTCAGTGGCAAAGGCGGGAATTAGAACCCCATGTGTCTTAACCCCTAGTCCCATCCTCTGTCCATGAGAccacacatttttatataaaccTTTTAAAGAACATCCTTAACTGATGGGCCAAGTTGGACTCTTCTGCACTGGAGCCCAATTCACCACTTCTACCTGCAATACACTGTACATACTCTGACCAGAATTAGAGTCCCAATACAGGTTAGAGTGTGCGCAACTGAGTTCACTGACTAATACAGCCATGTCTTTCATATGAAAACTGGCACAAGTGCCCCAAAAGGATAGGAAACACTGCACTAAAACACTTACCAAAGTTTGTGCAAATCTTCATTACTCTTGTTTCTTAGGTGTTTTGCATGCCACTCATCCCCtgtaaaaacaacagcaacaaaaaacagtGATTTCATCTAAAAACGATCCattttctgaaaaaatatttccacctgCACACCATGTTGATTCCCTGGAAAGAATGTCAAATTACAATCACCAATTTTTGAAGGTTTTTCCTTGTAGATGACACTGAAATACTGACCAGACCCAACCCTGCTTAGAAAACAAGACCATGCTCAAATGTGAAAGGAACTGTGTACTGTTCCCTAATATTTGTAGGGGGAGTTCAGAGCCAGGGACAGTTGTAGGCagaagcaggcaggcagaggcagAAACCGGGGGGatagggggggagagggggagagagagagagagagagaggtagctttattagaataaggaaaacagtattatccctaaagttccttgttcagtgttagaagtgCAACCCTTTCTGTGATCTCTCGTCACATGACAATATGGCTAAAGACTATATGCTCGGCTATAGGGTTTAGACATTTTGCCTCTGCTCTGCATGATAAATGTTCCACTTGTATTAACACAGAATTAAAATAGAAAAGCAAATGAATATACAAGAAGTGACATGACATATTGCCACAAAATACCTTCTAAAATCCTGCATAttaatttgcatatttttaaCAGCAGAGGTATATCAAAGACACCAAAtccaaaaggttaaaaataactCACCAGATTTAACTACAGTTTCTCCCCAGTTTTTTGGGTCATCAAAAAACTCCTCCAGTCCTCTCCGTGACAAAGTAGTATGGAGAAACTTACACTGATAGAGGGGCTCTACTTTTGTAGTTTTCTTATGGAGCAGGTTCGAGGTTAATCTGcaacaaagggaagaaaaatatatatttgattagggggaaaaaaggaatctGCTAAATATGAACTTTACCCTCCTTTCCATTCTCATGGACACCTTCCTATTCTGATTGTAACAAGTTTTCTATTTGCAGATTCTCCAACACTGCAGGTTGCAGAGTCCACTGGAGAGAGAGTCGAaagacatgggttctattcccggctctgtCAATGTCACACATCATCTCTATTTTCATTTCCCCTCTCAATCTTTGTATGGCTTGTTCTCATTTGTTTATAAGCTTCCTGAGCAAGGGATTGTCTCTTATTAGGCATTTGAGTAGTGCTGAGCACAAAGAGGCCCTGATCATGGTTGAGACTTCTAGGCACTactatgaaaaaaataataaataactggtAAAAACAGCATTTATGAAAAACAAGAATGACATGCAGAAACAAGTACTGCATTTCATAACACTAATATTATGTGCAGGAAGACGCCATTATTACAAAAAATGCCGAAGGGCCTTTAACATCCACATGGAGCTTCTGTCTTTAAGGTATCACCAGGAGAAAACGCTAATATTATTTGGAAATAACTACTTCAAACTCTGTCAAGAACCTATTTTTCAAGGGAGTATAGCTACCGTAAACCTAATgtttagaccagaggttctcaaactgtggtctgtgagctccattcagggggtctgtggatagttccctctacgGTGCGCGCCTGGGGTGGCCGTACATGAGAGAAttaagggccacccacctaattagtggaaccaCGCAGGCATTGCTTCACtgattaggtgcctggaccctggagaagacgcacatgtaaggtgaggtggtggccttgggtgggggggggggggataggggataggtgggaggggacagtgaggtgagaagagggggtgaggagaatttgggacgtgcaggactgcggtggccagagaaagaggcgactctTCCCAACTCCAGAGCTGTGGCTGTCAGGGaaagacagccctccttcccagccccagctcgggggctgccacggcaggggagagagggagagaccgcCCCCccctttccagccccagctcaggggttgctgcggagggggagagagggcacatccatcacattagaaaggtaagactactgatattaaaatatgagttgtgtgcttttatttgtagaaca
This region includes:
- the MRPL47 gene encoding 39S ribosomal protein L47, mitochondrial, coding for MAAALCRRFFSAVRVSGVLQAPPGAGLSGLTSNLLHKKTTKVEPLYQCKFLHTTLSRRGLEEFFDDPKNWGETVVKSGDEWHAKHLRNKSNEDLHKLWYVLLKEKNMLLTLEQEAKRQSLPMPSPERLEKVEKSMGRIDLVIKEREVALRLLQTGHENPRPGEWRNDFLGRTYWYNSKEWPIPWYLNKKHNRRKFFYSPRVKHFIRLRIEQHLKKQARMKSLEKKKQLLLQKKFPHLAAQSQN